The Prionailurus viverrinus isolate Anna chromosome C1, UM_Priviv_1.0, whole genome shotgun sequence DNA window tcTAGTCATCCTCGTCGGTCTTCTGCTTCTTGGTGTCGACATCGTCATCctgggcagagaaagacagtcaAGGCCCCTGCAGCCCCCCCGCCACTTGGCATAGCCAAGCAGGGGCCAGCCACTGGCCCCTCCAGAGGCTTCCAGGGCTCTGGGAAGGCAGGCCTAGATTCCTTCCTATTCCTGCTCAAGACAAGGGAGCCTGCCTTTCAGGACCACTCACCACCCCAGACTCCAATCGGCAGCCCCTCGGGCGGTAACACCTTAGCCCCCAAGCCACACCCAAGCCAGGACCCACCTCATCATCTTCAGCTGCCCGTTTGCCCGTGGctgcctcagcctcctcatctTCGTCTCcatcctcttcctcccctgcagAACCAAACCCCAGGGTAAACCATGCTGCCTCCTCAACTAAGGGAAGAATCTTGGTACCCTGCCCATCCAGTGACAGCCAGAACTTGGCGGGGGGAGAGACACACAACACCACAGCGCCTCAGGGATCTGCCAGTAACAGAATCGCCAGGACAAGAGACCCCCGATCTCTGCAGCCCAACAAACCGGGCAGCCAGGGTACCACACCAGCCACACGGGCACAAGTCTTCGGAGGAAGAAAAAGGGCCCACATAGCCGGCTGCACCCCAAGAGGACAGACGAACAGATCAGTGCGCGGAAGGCACCAAAGGGAGTCAGTGTGGGTGCATAGGGCACAGCTTCGCCTCACTAGCCTACAACAAAGTCCTAACTCCACAGTACAAACCCGGCTGCAGGGGGTCCACCGGTCTCCAACCCCAGAAACCCCCAATTCCTGCCCCTTTTCTAGACAAAGCAAGGGAAAGAACCCCAAAAGGGGAGATGAACAAGGCTACTCACcatcaccttcctcctcctcctcttcttcctctcccccttcttcctcttcttcatctaCCTCATTGTCAGCCTCCTGCTCCCCATTTTCCTCATTCTCCTCGACAGAAAACATAACCAGGTTGTTAATGAGAACAGGCCATCGGTCCTGCTCCATCCCTTCCCCGGGACCCCACCAGTGCATCTACAGTCCCAGACCAGCTAAGAGAACTCATCAATTCATCTTCCTAAAGCTCCACCAGGGGACCACCATGCACCTCCCCTAACCAGGATTAAACCCAAGCTGGAGTGAGAACTTCCTGGCCCAGAGCAGTTAGGGGTCATGGGGAAGGTGGACACTCACAGCGTTCCCATTAGCAGGGGCGTCTCTTCCATTCTCCGCCTCCTCCAcaacttccttcttctcctttaaGTCCTTCAAAAAGTAAGAGGGAACCAGTAAGTCTTTTTGAGAAACCCAGGGCTGGCAAAGAGGCCCAGGACTCAAGGCACGTATGTACCGCTGATGTGGGTGTCCTAACAGCCCCGTATTACACTTGGAAATACTGCAAGGAAGGGCCACAGGATACCCAGGGTGTCTGTGGTCAAGGTTTCCTCCGATTTCTCAACCCTTAAGAAACACACCAAAAACAGTCCCCTACAGTTGTTCCCACCGTCCCTTACTCATGCTTCTTAGGAAAAGAGCCACTGTGGCACCACAGCCTTAAACCCGTCTGGCTGGGCAGACGAGCCCGGGAACACTTCACTCTCACACACCCATCACAGACTGGTTTCCAACCAGAGGGAGCTCCGCCTCTCACAAATCCTCCTTGGAAGACAGCAGGTATGCgccataaataaataaggtaatgGAGGGAGGGCCCGGGCGCTGCGGGGAGAACTCCCGTGGGCGGGTTAGCCTGGGAAGGGAATGGGAGGAAGCAAACAGGCAGAACTGGGAAGGCCGCCTTAGAGCCGAGCTTAAGCTCCAAGCCCACGGTAGCCCAGGACCTGCAAGGGCAGGTCTTTGGAAAAAAACCCGAACCCACCAATCCCCTATATGTGACAGCTGTCCCAGGAGGTCCCAGACCGTTGCCGGGAAATGCACCCCAGCTTGGGTGACTCGACCCTTGTTCAGATGCGCGCGGCCCGGagctccccatctccctcccagcTTCTCGCTGTCCGCGCGGCGGCTCTCAGTGTTCGGCCGCACCTCGAGGAGTGGACACGGTCCAAAGGGCAACGCCGTCGGGGGCGCCCCAAAGCCCCGTAACTTTTTCCACCTGGCACTGCCGAACCGGCTGCCAACACAAACAGGCGTCGGGACGGGCGCCGGTGCAGCTCGGCCTCCATCCAGTGAGCGGCCCCGGGGCACCTGTCGGCCCCATTACCCCGGGCCGACGGGCCGCGAACCCAGGCACCGCCCGCTCCCGCCCCCTGGCGGCCGAAGCCCCGGGgagcgggtgggggcggggagaacgCGGCGCGCAGGCGCGCAGCCCCCGCCCGGCGGGCTTTGCGCGCGGACCTCGGCACGCACCGCGCGCGCGGAGCACGTGGCCCAGGGCCGCCGAGTGCGCCCCTGACCCTGGAGACCCGGGGCGTGCGGGCTGCGCTGGCCCAGCCACTGCGCGACTTGCGCGCCGGTCTTTCCGGGTCTCTCGACGCCCCCACCACAGGCCTCGACGCGTGGGCCTGCGTCTCGCATTTGGCGGGCAAAGTCCCGCGGGAGGCCGCCCCGAAGTCCACAGGGCTTTCTCAGACCGGCAGCCCGAGGCCGTCGGGGACGCGCTCCACGCGCTATTTATTCCCGGCGGGAAATTGCCTAGAAGGAAAGCGAACGCGGACGTCCGCACCGGGAAGGGCCGACCCTTCAACCCCCGACTAGTTCCCGGGCTGGGCCCAGAGGGGGCCGGGCTGAAGCCCTTGCGGAGATCCCAGTCGCCAGCTCCACTCCGCAGGGGGAGTCACCCCTGGGAAAGAGCCAGAGGTGACGCCAGGGGCACAGAGGTTAGGGAGACGCCAAGGTGACTCGTACCCGTCCCCGTAGGGGCACGAGAGAGGCGCGGACAAGAGCCTCCGGGTAAAAACGCCGATGTGCCTTAAAGTGCCGCGCTCCCGCTGAGGGCGGAGACGCTCGCCGCGCGGGCCGCGGAAACTACCCGGCGCGCAGGACCAGAACTGCGCCAAACACCCAAGACCTCAAAACCGAGGGCAGTGAACCCGCAGCACCAGTCTCCCAAACACCTCTGGCGCCCGGCTTGACCCCGCAACGGGGCAGCCGCGGCCACAGCTTTTGTTCGTCCGCGTCGCCTCCGGAGCGGCCGCGCACACGGTGCTTCCCGGGCAGCCGCGGGGGGCGCCCATCGTCGCCGCGGCGCGCCGTTCCTTCACTTTCCGTTTCCTCCCCAACGGCGCGTGGGCTCGCCTCCTCCACAGCCAAACCCGGCACCGCTGAATTATTGAAGCTGGGCGGCTGCTCCCGGAGCACTCTCCCCGGAGGACGCCTACCCCCGCCCTCCCTGAGGGCCCCCAGGGCGGAGGAGACCTTCACACCTCCGCGGAGACAATCGACGTAGCGGCCGGCTGACCCGCTGCCCCACTCCGCCTTATCAGAGCTTAGTGCCGATAAACCTCCTCGGACCCACTGCAAGGCGCGAAACGAGGCAGCCCGGCTCCGAACAAAGAGCAGCGCCGCCGGCGGGCGCTCGCTGCGGAGCCGCCACTTCCCGCAGCCGACCCGCGCCTGCAACGCGCACCCCCCCCAGCACTTCCGATTCCAAACGCGCTCGAGTTTCAAAGTTATTTCCGTGTGCCCTGCGGGCTGACGACCCCCAGCCCGGCCCCTCTCCTCCCGCCACTGTTCAGACGAGTCACAAACAAGTTTCAGGAGCTGTGCGACACCCATCACCCGAGCCCCTCAGCCCCCGCACCCGCCCTCGGGACCCCGAGGGCACCCCGGCCCACTCCTCGACGGGCATCACGTCTGCCCGCAGCgcttcccgccccctcccccgcacacaaAAGACTGGGCTGCCGGGGGGCCTAGGCCGGGGGCGAGCAGTCTCTCcacaggaagaaacgacagcgaGATTGGGGCAGCCCAGCCGTCGCGCGCCAAACACCGCTCCGGCGGCAGCCTTCGGACCCCGAAGGGGCGGGCGGCGTCCAGCCTCACCTTGGTGGTGATCTCGGAGCTGGTGTCCACGGCCGCGTCTGACATGATGGGGCACGCCGGTGATCCGATGCAGCGGATTAAAAAGAGAGCGAGAGTTCGAGGACTCTGGCGACAAAGCTGCCGGAGTCCGGGGTGGCGGAGGAGGCGCGCGGCGGAGGTGGTTGCGGCGAACGGGAAGCCGGACGCAGGAACAATGCAAAGATGGCTTTTCAGAGCAGCCAGTGGGGAACTCACGCGGCGCCAGAACCTTTAATATAGATTAGTGGGCGGCGCTCGGCCTCCTCTGCCCGAATGCTATTGGCTGAGCACAGGGAGCGGGCGCTCGCTCATTGGCTCGATTCCGAACAATGGGCAAGCGTGCTTAAAGCGGCAGTGCCTTGGTGCGTCCCGCGCTGCGCAGTCGCCGGCCGCACTGTCATTCAGGGCCTTAGTTTGCCGGgtctcggcggcggcggcggcggcgccgtgggggaggggcgcgcgAGCGCGCTCTGGGCGCGCGCTCCCGCAGCTGTTTTGCTGGGGCTGCTGACGCAGAAAGCCAAAGCGCGGCAAAGCTGCccgcccagcccccccccccccccccccccgtcttccCCTCCCCGCTGCTGCtcggaaggagggggagggaagaggaggcgGCGACCGGCGCGCACGACGGCTGCCagcgagggggaggggagggccgggTGCTGGGCTGCGCTCGCCCGGGGCGGTGCCCTGTGCAGTGCCCGGGGAGGTGCCCGCCCCCCGCTCCTGGGCACCTTCAACCAAGAATTGTCCCATGGCAAGTGGGCGGTAGCCCTAAGACGATCATTGAGGGCGCGAGGCCGAGACCCGCGCTCCTAGGCTGCCCCGTCTTTACGTCGTCAACATCCTCTGCCCAGCCCCAGACGCCCCAGTCTTTGAAGAGGTGACCCCTTTGCCCACCACCAGCCCCGGCGTTGGCCGCCTGAGCCACCCGACGAGCGGGCTCCGTGCCAAGCACACTCTCTGGGATTCGTGCTTCGAGGGGAGCCGTGGGCCGGTGCAGGCTCCTGCCTTCGAACAGGACAATCCCACGGGCGTCGCACCACACAGCGGTCTCCGCACCCCAGGGCATTGGACAGCGCCTGCTCCGGACCGTCACTGCCGTCGTGACAGCCTCTGGGAGCCTCCTTCCACGGCCCGGCCATCGAGTCTACCCTCTCTCACCGCCCTTAAGGGGCTGCGAGGGGCACATGAGCTTATACACTGAGAGCTTACTGGGGGAAATAAACGTCCTTTAGACCAGTTGGGCTAGTCCTTGGGGACTCCTTGAAGTTTGGGGCGCCATTTAGGGAACCACGCGGAGCCCTGAGAAGAGAACCATCAAGGCGCCACACTCAAGATGGCGTTGGGCTCGGTAAGCGTGGCGTGACGTGGCGATCAGATCACGCAGACGATCCGAAAACCGCAGGCTACATCCTCCTTATTGCAACCGCGCTTGGCTGTCGAAGTAAGAGGCCAGCCGTGTGGGAAGAAAGATTAGAATCGATGGGAaaatgttccagaaaaaaaaataaataaactctctgTGCCGCACTCAACATGGCGACAGATAGGGTTCATCCCCGTGTTGCCAGAAGGGGGCGCCCGACACGGAAGGCGGGACTCCGGAGAAACGGGCGCACACTGGCTGAGAGTGGCGGGCGAACACAAAGTTGACGCTTTGCGTCCTGCCATTGGCAGGTTCCGCTGTCTGTCTCTTGGGGCCGCCGATCTGGGAATGGAGAAAACCCGGAGTCTTAAGTCGTGGAGGAGGGACGGATGCCAAATCCAGTAGAGCTTAAAGTGAGGAACGGGAGGAGAGACTGAGTCGCCCTTCTTGTTTCTCTTAGGTCAGGGGCTCGCTGACCCCATTCCCACCTCGAGACTCCCTTTGCTGAGCTTACCACGCATCCGCCTGGTTGCCTCCTATGACCCGGGACTCCCGCCGGGAGGAGGCGCGGAGAGTGCAGGGGCGCCACCTGGGTCTGGGCCCCCTCCCCGCTTCCCCTGTCCCGCACGCGTCAGGCCCGCATCCTGGTTCACATCTGTCAGTCTGGCCGTTGGGGCTTTTCCCAAGCGACTTGTCctctgggaagagagaagccCGGGCTCCCTGTCCTTTGCCCGGGAGAAACGTAGGACAGGTGCTGGAAAGGGCGGGAGCATCGCGCCACCTCCTGCTGCCTGGCGGTCGCCATCCCGTCCCGGGTACGCGGCAGCGGAGGGGGCGTCTGCGGGTCTCCGTcctgcccccaggcaccccaatggctGGAAGTGGGATTTTCGGCAGGGTGGGCGCGCGTCAGTCCAAGGGACTCGCAATAGTATCCCCAAGGACCACGCGTCCCAACTCTTTGTTCGGTCCCTTCCTCCCCCGGCCAGCTGCCTTTATTGCGGCGTGGACCTGGGGCGGTTCTTCGCCCCAGAGGAGGAAAGGGCTTGTTGTCCGCCGCCGTTGTGATCTCCTCTTTTGTGCCACAGTCTCCAAGAACTGGAGGGATTGTGCGGCATCGTAAATGAGGCAGGACAGCGCCTTCTACCTTCCTTGCATCCATTAATCTCTGGTTTACCCTAGAAGGAATTGTTCAGTCCACAAAACCCAGATGCAGCGAGAGCTTGGTCTGTGCCACATCTAAGCAATTGAGGCTTCTAACCTCCCTGGATGGTGACCTTGGGCAGTCTGTATATCCAAGCTGAAAACTGGACATGCCTTCTGGATTATGGCtcagggacaggggcaggggtaggggcggggtgcgggggggggggcggtgagggcgTAGGGGAGTGGTTCTGGGCAATGCTGCAGACGTTTGGGAGGAGCTGGGTGAGCGTGAATTTCCCTCGAAGAACTGCTTTGCCTgaccctgtccccctccccaccccctgtcccccaAGCTGCTGGCTCTGCTAGAAGCAGTAAGGAAGGCTCCTGCGCACCTGGTTCTGGAACCAGTATTTACATTCAGCAAGCATTCACTGAGCGCTTGCTGTGTACATAGCAGGGAGTCTTTGGCTCACCCCTCAAGCATTTTCATTTATCCTCTGCATCTTGCAAGGTAGACAGGACAATTATAGGGTTGAATCGTATGAAACTGATGTTTTTGTAGGTCAAAACCAATTGAAAATCAGCAAATTTGTACGTTCAGCCTCCAATATGGTATCACTTTACTTGTAACAAGTCAAAAGAGCAGACCAAAGATTATAGCAAGGAACTTGAAGTAACCAAGTGAATCAGTGACCAAGCTGGGGCTAAAATCCTAAAATGAAAGACTCTGCCTTGTTAGATGTGTCCTGGAGCAGAAGTGGCCTCCTTGGACCTCCTTGGACTCATAAGTGATGGAGTTATTTAGGCTATCAAGAGCCTCCGTTCCTCCAGGGACAGGCCACTCACATCATCTTTGCTGTTTCTGAATGGCTGTTCTTCCTGTCCTCTGTCACTTCCACTCACTGATACATCTCTGTCCTTTGCTGCTTCTGTGGCCTTTGAAACCTCCCAAGATGAGCTGGTATGCCCTGTTAGACCACATTTCCACGTGCATGTCAGAGGTGCCCTGGGCTTAGGTTAGAGCTTCTCTAAGGCAGGGGCCCCAAGTGGCCCCCAggcaagttttgtttttaaggaatttgtATAAGGACACCTCTGGGTTACCTACACATTCTCCAGTTGGGACCACAGGCCTCTCGCTGCCAGGCCTGAGTCACACTTTTTTCACCTGTCTGGCCCTGTAGGCACTTATGTTTGCAACCCTGGCTCCTAAGCCATTTCCAATGTATTCCTAATTGGTTGGCTCACAAGTCTGCTTGATTCCCCAAAGACCAAAAAGGTTATAAACGCTGGTAAAGCTGCCTGGGTTCATATCCCAGTCTTGCCACATGCGAGCTGTGTGAAACTAGGCAAGtcatttcctcacctctaaaaaaatggagatgataataacaGTTGCCTACCTTCTGGGGTTATGGTGGGAATTGAACTGGTTAATATTCAGAAAGTGCTTAGAAGAGTATCTGGCACATCCATCCAGGAAAACCATCGGGCTTCTCAGGGCCCCATTTTCCAGCTGCTTTCTGCACCTAAGTGGATAGGTTTCGGTGTCTGCAGATCTCTGGGCAAAGGAACAATGTCTTCAGCAAATTCTTCCCATATTCAGTGGGAAATGAGGGCACCAGCCTAGCGGAGTTTCCGGAAGCCGATGATTCGGTGCCCGACATGCTCGGCAGCCCCTCTGGCCTCAGAGGAATGACAGAGTCTGGGAGGCAGCCTGAGTGGAGCAGGCCTCAAAAACTCCCGCCTTCCCGCCCTTCAGAAACCCAGGCGTTTCAGGCTGTGGTTTCCTTGCCCGGGCAGAAGGGCCTGGGGAGCTGCCAGGGGCCTTTCAACTCTCCCGCCTTGCCGGGCCCGGATGGGATTGTGTAAGAGCCACCCCCCACAAGCCTGCTCCCCTGTGCAGCACGTCCGGGCCTGCCCTTTCTCCCGGGGAGCTGTGCCAGAAAGCCCTGGTACCTACACAGGTCTGGCAGCCCCAAGAGGCTCCTgcctggcagggggagggtggggggcatctCTTGATGTTCAGGGCCTGCCCCCAAACATGCCAAACTGGAGCTCTGGTTGGAGACTAGATAAGGAGGCTGGGGGAGGTGTGTGTGCTGTGTCCATGGCCACCGCCGCCTCCTGAGCACGCTCGCGCCATGGTGCCCGTTCTGGACTCCCGtgcacatgccccccccccccatgctgtcTCCAGGAATCTTCTGCCTGCCCATGCCGTttcccagcccctcttccctgcatccatctgtgtgtgtgtgtgtgtgtgtgtgtgtgtgtgtgtgtgtgcacgcctaTTTGCATAGCTCAATCTCCGTGGGTGTTTTGCTTAAGCTCTGGTTACCGTTCGTGAGTGCGTGGGCCCGGCATCATGCTGGCAGGTGAAGgtgctggttggggggggggggtgcacgtGTGCCAGCACATCGGTCTCCCTGCCCCGTGAATGCCTGTGAGGGCGGCGCATCCAAGGAAAGGTTAAACACCTATATGTGACATGAGGAGGCATTGAACTGGACATCTCCACACCTGTCCCTTCTTGCCACCTGGCCCCACACAGGAACCCAGCAAGACAGGAGTCTCCAGTGGGTCCTAGATAAGGTTCTGTGTGCCCCCTCCAGGTCAGAAGTAAGCTCGAAGTTGGGGAGAGGTAGCTTGGAATGTCTGCTTTCCTCATCTCTGTTAATCTCAAACGGGTCTTCCCTTCACCCCTGGCAGAGAAGCCACCTCCAGCCATGTTTACAGGGAGAGGGTGTAAGGTGTGGAGGACGCACCACCAGCCAGAATTTACTCATTCTCTCACACCAAAGTGGAGTACGGACAGAGTGACCAACTCTCCAGGTTGTTCTAGGACACGGGGCTTCTCAGTGTTACGACCAGGAAactcccaggcaccctgggacacGCTGGTCACACTGGCTCAGTCCTTGTCCACAAGCGGGTGAGAATGGCGTTTCTGAAGAAATCTATAAGCACCGCCAAGAAGGGTCCTGTGGCCCCTGATCCAAAAACAGCCCCCCACTTGGATTCTGCTTGTCTTTGCCGTGAAGGATCCAGGGTGACGCTGGGAGCATTTGGTTTGCACATGGCAGAGCAGAAGGATTGAGGGGCTTAGCGAAGATCACAGAGCAAGCTGGCGGCGCCCGGATCAGGACCTCCCGCACCCTCCCGAGAGGGCTCTCAGCTGCCATGTGCCGGGAAGGCTGACATGCGCAGTGACAGTCACGAGCACGGGAATCTTTTTCTAGATCCAGGTGGGAGCCAGGGCCTCTAGAGCAGGGGGAGAAGTCTCAGACTCCTTTCAGAAACACTCtctccagagcacctgggtggctcagtcagttgcacgtccaacttccgctcaggtcatgatttcacgacttgtgggttccagccccgcgtccgactctgtgctgacagctcagagcctggagcctgcttctggttctgtgtctccctctctctctgcccctccttggctcttgctcagtctctctctctctctctctctctctctctctctctctctctctcaaaaagtaaaacaaaaacatttaaaaaaattttttttaataaaaaaatgtcctCTCcacttaggggagcctgggtgtctcagttagttgagtgtctgtccaacttcggctcaggttatgatctcacagttcgtgagttcgagccctacatctgactcactgctgtcagcacagagcccacttcggatcctttgtccccgtctctctctgcccctcccgtgctcacactttctctctctctctctctctctctctctctcaaaaataaataataaggaaggaagggaggaaggaaggaagagagagggagaaagaaagaaagaaagaaaaaaagaaagaaagaaagaaaagaaagaaaggggaaaaaagaaagaaatactccCTCCAAGAGGTTTTCTGAGAATCTCacaggagagaaaaagcatggCTCTCACTGGGACGATTCTGCAGGAAAATCTCAAAGCAGGATGAAGCATTACCTCAAAACCCAAACCTCCCCAGGGAAGGGCAGCTGGCGTCCCTTTTCCAGGGAAATGTGAGCACCTCGTGCCGTTAAAGCCTGAGAAGAAAGCTCGAGGTCACACACCTGAACTGCGAGCCGCCCCAGCGTCTTCCCCAGCTGGGGCACTTCTCAGTCGCTTGCCTGGGGCCAGACCTTGCATGGCTCTCAGTGGCTTTCGCCAGATTATGCCGTCTCTTGCCACCGAGGCGCTTTAGGAGTGTTACCTCAAAAGCATCAGCCAGACACCTCCCAATCCACTTGGCTCCTGgcagggcctcagttttcccacttgCTAAACGAAGAGAACATGGCACAGCTCCCAGGGAGAAAACAGCATGGCTGCTTGTCCATGCTCCTGGGCTGTTCGCAGGGCCACAGCGCTCTGAGGGGCAAAGTCCTTGGCCAAGACGTGCTTTTGAGATCCCCAAAGTATTTATCACCTTGTGGTGATCAGTCTTGGGCTATATGTCATACGTTGGAGGTGTCCCTCAATCGAGACTTTCAGGATGATAAAAATGTATTCCAGAACGTTCTTCAGGAGTCACCACTACTATAAAGGCTGAATTTGGATTCAGGGACATTCATGAAAGAATTCATGACATTCATGAAAGAGAGTCAAATGTGTTCTGAATACCTGCAGAAACAgataaaagggaaattagaaattgATGATTAATGTTAATGAGTGAGCCTACacggggggtgcctggctggctcagtcagcacagCATACGAcacttaatctcagggttgtgagttcgagccccacattgggcatggagcctactttaaaaaaaaaaaaaagtaaataagtgagCCTACATGAAACGAAGCAGCTCTTAGAACAGGGAGGGACGAGCGTTAAGAATCTTAGCTCAGAATCCCAGCTTGTAATTAGTCAAAGCTCTCAGCTTCATGGAAGGCTGTCATCTTGCCGTGGTGGGGGTTCTCCGTGTTCGCTTTCTTCAGTCCCAGCCTCTCTTCGTCTCGGGGCCACCGGTAGGAGTCTGGCGCACAAGTGACTGGAGGATCCACCCCTAGGCTCAACTGACACTGGTTCCGTCCCCACCCTGTTCCCATTATCTGAGCTAAAATGAGAAGGGATTTCTGGACCGGGACAGTCACGTAAGTGCCCACCTCTCTGCGTGTGCTGTGAGCTGGTGGTGGCAGGGCGGGTCTGGCTGTGACCCCGCCCGGCATGGCCCCGTGCCCTGCATGCCCGGGGACGCTTCATCAAGAAATGCCCGCTGGATTGCTCTGAATCACATGGAATTGGGCTCGACATTTCACTGAGCCCCCATGCCAGGGTGTTGACACCTGCTTCGtgccagagaagggaaaaattgAACCTACTTCAAGCAGTTATGGCAAAGCACCCCCGCAGATGGAGAGGACGAAAAGGAGCCTCCTTCTACAGATGGAGGCGCCGGGACCCAAAATGGGAGACTGATCTGCCAGCAGAGGGGCCCCTGGCCAGGAATAGAGCCCCCCTTGGCCCTGGCTGCCagggctccatgccaccagcccTCCCTCTCGCTGAATGACTGGAGCCCCGACTGACACTAGCTCTGGAAACTCAAGAGACCAGAGTGGTCAGGGGGTGCATCCTGGAGCAAGCGGGGCTCGGCAGGAGTCCCAAGTCAGGGCAGGATGTGCGGGTGAGAGCAGGAGTGAGAGTCTGGGCAGCTCCGACACGGAAGCGAGCCAGGCGAGTGCGTGAGGAGAGAATGCAGCAGGAGGGGCACCAGGAAGGGGGGCTCTTCTGAAAGCTGGCTTGCCCCGACCGAACGGAGACATTTCAAGTGTGCACTTCCACTTTGTTGCACGACTGGAACCCTGCAGACCTGCCCCATCGGGGGCACAGTAGGGGACCATAGCCCCAACCCCAGCACGTTGTAGGCGTAAGCAGTAGAGAGGCCACGAGAGAGTGGTGGCCCCGCTTCCTGAACGATCTCTGGACCAGATGTCGTTCTGAGTTCTAGACAAATTAACTGGTTCAGTCCCGTGAGGTTTGTTGTCATCCCCGCCTTCcgaaaggggaaactgaggcacagagcaggcaggTGCGGCCCAAAGTCAGTGGCGGAGCTGGGATTTGgaaccaggcagcctggctccagagccccccAGCTCTCACGGGGAAAAGTCCCTG harbors:
- the PTMA gene encoding prothymosin alpha isoform X1; this translates as MSDAAVDTSSEITTKDLKEKKEVVEEAENGRDAPANGNAENEENGEQEADNEVDEEEEEGGEEEEEEEEGDGEEEDGDEDEEAEAATGKRAAEDDEDDDVDTKKQKTDEDD
- the PTMA gene encoding prothymosin alpha isoform X2, yielding MSDAAVDTSSEITTKDLKEKKEVVEEAENGRDAPANGNANEENGEQEADNEVDEEEEEGGEEEEEEEEGDGEEEDGDEDEEAEAATGKRAAEDDEDDDVDTKKQKTDEDD